A genomic segment from Fundulus heteroclitus isolate FHET01 unplaced genomic scaffold, MU-UCD_Fhet_4.1 scaffold_586, whole genome shotgun sequence encodes:
- the LOC105919749 gene encoding synaptotagmin-9, which produces MPGDRDDEICQKALELLSDLCSKGKVQNENCLDFIYYFRDLARPRYSDSDISVSLLSLVVTACGLALFGVSLFVSWKLCWIPWRERGLSPTTKEAQGHINPTMSPLPSQPAPKQPVYAAVDPPTLNRRKSSHCSVTKEPTPVASVVSVEAPMTPVSPPPVVMATPEAAMKISHTSPDIPLDAESKTRENGVHTNPRIQRQTTEPAPGGCSVSEMGQGSIRRHMNLSNPDFNVAQFQRQDSLTGMGLGLGRLKPELYKQRSLEGDEGSRRGGGCGRLHFILKFDCDLEQLIVKIHKAEDLPAKDFSGTSDPYVKIYLLPDRKTKHQTKVHRKTLNPVFDEVFLFPVAYSELPTRKLHFSVYDFDRFSRHDIIGQVVVDNFLDLADFPRETKLCREVQYVSSDNVDLGDLMFSLCYLPTAGRLTITMIQARNLKAMDITGASDPYVKVSLMCEGRRLKKRKTSTKRNTLNPVYNEAIVFDVLPENIEQISLLIAVMDYDRVGHNEVIGVCRVGNDADSLGREHWSEMLTYPRKPVAHWHPLVEYQGTTSSSQGGSCNSLKAPPSP; this is translated from the exons ATATCTCGGTGAGTCTGCTATCACTGGTGGTCACTGCCTGTGGCTTGGCCCTATTTGGGGTCTCCCTCTTTGTCTCTTGGAAACTCTGCTGGATACCATGGAGGGAGCGAGGGCTTTCACCCACAACCAAGGAGGCTCAAGGGCATATAAACCCGACCATGAGCCCTCTGCCCTCACAGCCTGCACCCAAACAGCCGGTTTATGCTGCTGTAGACCCTCCGACACTCAACCGCCGTAAGTCATCACACTGTTCTGTCACCAAAGAGCCTACCCCTGTGGCCTCTGTTGTGTCTGTGGAGGCTCCCATGACTCCTGTGTCACCCCCACCTGTGGTGATGGCCACACCAGAGGCAGCTATGAAGATAAGCCACACATCTCCAGACATACCACTGGATGCTGAAAGTAAAACCCGGGAGAATGGAGTTCACACTAACCCTCGGATACAGAGGCAGACTACAGAACCAGCACCAGGTGGTTGCTCAGTCTCAGAAATGGG TCAAGGTTCCATTCGCAGACATATGAACCTCTCTAACCCAGACTTCAACGTGGCACAGTTCCAAAGACAGGATTCTCTTACTGGAATGGGTCTGGGACTTGGCCGCCTCAAACCCGAGTTGTACAAGCAGCGCTCCCTTGAGGGGGACGAAGGCAGCCGCAGAGGTGGGGGCTGTGGGCGCCTCCACTTTATTCTTAAATTTGACTGCGACTTGGAACAATTGATAGTTAAAATTCACAAAGCGGAGGACCTCCCAGCCAAGGATTTCTCTGGTACCTCTGATCCCTATGTTAAGATTTACCTGCTGCCTGATCGGAAGACCAAACACCAGACCAAGGTGCACCGTAAGACACTCAACCCTGTGTTTGATGAAGTCTTCCTGTTTCCCGTGGCTTACTCTGAGCTTCCCACACGTAAGCTACATTTCAGCGTCTACGACTTTGATCGCTTTTCACGACATGATATCATCGGTCAAGTGGTGGTGGACAATTTTCTGGATCTGGCAGATTTTCCCAGAGAGACAAAACTCTGCCGGGAAGTCCAATATGTCTCATCG GATAACGTGGACCTTGGGGATTTGATGTTTTCCCTCTGCTACTTGCCTACAGCCGGCAGATTGACCATCACCATGATACAAGCTCGTAATCTTAAGGCCATGGATATAACTGGTGCATCCG ATCCATATGTGAAGGTTTCTCTGATGTGTGAGGGCCGGAGActaaagaagaggaagacatcGACGAAGCGAAACACCTTAAATCCAGTCTATAATGAGGCTATTGTCTTTGATGTCCTTCCAGAAAACATTGAGCAGATCAGCCTTTTAATAGCAGTGATGGACTATGATCG TGTGGGCCATAATGAGGTCATTGGTGTGTGTCGAGTTGGCAATGATGCAGACAGCCTCGGTCGAGAACACTGGAGTGAAATGCTCACATATCCACGGAAACCTGTCGCCCACTGGCATCCTCTTGTTGAG TACCAGGGGACTACAAGCAGTAGCCAGGGAGGATCTTGTAATTCCCTAAAAGCGCCTCCTTCTCCGTAG